Genomic segment of Myxococcus stipitatus:
TGTCTGGGGTCATCGCGGGCCTCGTGCCAGGAATCTAGGCAGGGCCCCGCGCGGGGTGAGTCAGTCGGAGGTGAGGCCGCTTCCTTGGACGGTCGGCCTCACGCTCCGATCGGGCTACGACGGACTTGAATCCTCGCTCGGAGCCGGGCGGCGCCGCGCTCGCACCTTGTCCAGCGACTGCTTCGCCAGGAGGAGCGCACCGGCTCCCAGGGTGGCCTGGATGAGGATGGTCATGACGCCGCCGCTTCCTTTGACGAAGATGAGCTGTTCGAGCACGCGCAACGTCGCCAGCGCTCCGAAGGCGCCGAAGAAGATGATCCGCAGGTACAGATAGAAGGTCATTGCGGCGTCATGCTCGCACGCGCATCACCAGGGGTCGACGCCCTTCTTCTCCGACGGCGTCTGCGTATACGAGGTCTTGTACACCGCGCCCGCGGCATTCAGGGTCGCGCCGAGAAGCTCGATGCTTCCCTGGCGCAGCTCGCCCTTCAGGAGGTTCTTGGTGCCGTCCTTCAGGAAGGAGATGGACTCGAGCCCGTGCGCGGTGAACTCGCTGCGGTCGCCGGTCTCCACCTTCTTGACGTTGTCGATGACGCTCTTCTGGGAGCTCTTGGAGATGCCGTAGTTGAAGGCATCCAGCACCATGTTCACGCCCTGGACCTGCTGGGAGTAGTCGCTCTTCTTGCCCTGCGTGGTCGCGTCGATCTCCTTGCGCGCGGGGTTCGTGATGACGTGGTTGCTGATTCGCTTGAGCATGGCCTTCTCTCCTGAGGGGGCGGGGCCCGGAGGCAGCCCGCGCTGGGACACTCTGAAAAGATTGTCGGCGGATGTGCGCAGGAGTTTCCGGTGTCATTTTTCCGCCCACATCCGTGCCCGCACTCGGGGTCCTGTACAGTGAGGCCCTTCCTCGGCCGTGGAGAGGGCATGGCGGACGTGGCACCCAGCCTTGGGGCGGACTGGCGGGAGTGGCTGGCGGAGAACGTGGTGCGGGGCGTGGACGTGGAGCGCCTGGTCGACACCCTCGTGACCGCGGGGCTCCCCCCCGACACGGCGCGCGCGGAGGTCGCCGCCACGCAAGCGCACCCCGCGGTGCGGGCGGGGCTCGGACACACGCGGCTGCATGAGGACACGCTGTCGCTGCTCGACACGCGCGTCCGGCTCCATCGCCACGCCGGAGCACATCGCCGGGTGGCGCGGCACAAGGACCTGCCCATCGCGGAGGTGATGACCCGCTACTACCTGGCCCACCGCCCGGTGCTGCTCGAGGGCTTCATGCGCGACTGGCCGCTGATGACGCGCTGGACGCCGCAATCCCTCGCAAGCGCGCTGGGGGATGTCGAGGTGGAGGTGATGGCGGGGAGAGAGGCTCGCGCGGACCATGACCTGGAGCCGGACGCCTGCCGCACGGTGATGCGCCTGGCGGAGTTCGTCCGCAGGCTGGAGGAGGGCGGGCCCAGCAATGACCTCTACCTCACGGCGCGCAACTTCGCGCTGGAGCGGGAGGAGCTGCGCGGGCTGCTGGACGACGTGCGCTACCCTCCGGGACTGCTCCGGAAGTCAGCGCGTCCAGGCGCGGTGAAGCTCTGGGTGGGCCCCGCGGGGACGCTGACGGGGCTGCATCACGACCTGGGCACGGTCCTCTTCGGACAAGTGTTCGGGCGCAAACGCTTTCGCCTCATTCCCTCGTTCCACACGCACCACGTCTATAGCCATCTCGAGGTGTGGAGTCAGGTCGACGCGGAGCGGCCGGACCTCACACGCTTCCCCGCGTATCGCGAGGCGGACGTGCTCGAGGTCATCGTGGAGCCGGGTGACATGCTGTTGATTCCAGCCGGATGGTGGCACTGGGTGCATGCGCTGGACGTCAGCGTGTCCGTCACCTTCCAGGAGTTCGACGTCCCGGAGGGCAATACCTGGTGGAAGCTGGGATGACAGCTTCGCGCCGCGCGCTCACTTCTCGAGCGGAGGCGTGGTGGGCGGCTCGGTGGGAGGAGTGCGCTCCCGGGGAGGCGCGATGTGACCTCCGGGATTGGGGACGATGCGCGGTGCCTGACGCGTGGCGGGATTGGGCGGCTGAAGCGGAGCGTTCTTCGGATCAGGAGCCTTGGGCGTCGTCATGCGTTCCCCTGTGTGACGTGTGGGTTTGCTCCGGTGGTATATCGCACCCAGTGAATCATGACTCCTGACGAGCGCGAGAGCCTTCCGCCCCAGGTGCTTTCCTGGCTCGCGGAAAACTTGACCTCGGGGGTGGCGCCCTCCCGGCTCGCCCTGGAACTGGTCTCATGGGGCTTGTCCCAGACACAGGCGGACCAGGCTGTGCACGCGGTGGCCGAGCACCCCGCGGTGCGTCACGGCCTCCAGTCCTCCCACCGGCGTCAGGAATTGGAGTCCCTGCTCTCGGCCCGCGCCCTGCTGCATGCCCAGCTCCATCCCGGGCCGTCCCCCCGCGCCGTCGAGCGCCTGCGCGGCCTGTCCCCGGAGGTGTTCTTCGAGCGCTACTTCGCGCGCAACCAGCCCGTCATCGTGGAGGGGCTGCTGGAGGACTGGCCCGCGCTGAAGCGCTGGACCCCGGAGTGGCTGGCGGAGCGGTTCGGCGACGAGGAGGTGGAGGTCATGGCGGGCCGAGGCGCCGAGCCGGACCCGGACTTCCACGCGGAGCGGCTGCGGAGGACCCAGACCATGCGCTCGCTGGTGGCGCAGGTGAGAGGGACGCCCGCGTCGGATGATGTCTATCTCGTGGCGCGAAACAGCCTGCTCTTGAAGCCCGCCTTTCGCTCCCTGCTCGATGACCTGCGTCCTCCGGCGGGCTTCATCCACCCGGACCTGAGTGCGCCGGACAGCGTCCACCTGTGGTTCGGCCCCGCGGGGACGCTGTCCAACCTGCACCACGACCACCTCAACATCCTCTTCTGCCAGGTGTTGGGACGGAAGCGCTTCTGGCTCTTGCCTCCCAGCGAGACTCCGCGCCTCTACAACGACCGGGGTCTCTACAGCGCGGTGGACATCCGCGCTCCGGACGCACGCCGCTTCCCGGACTTCGCGCGAGCCTGTCTGCACTCGTGTGTGGTGGGGCCCGGGGATGCGCTGTTGATTCCCGTGGGCTGGTGGCACGCGGTGCAGGCGCTGGACGTGAGCCTGTCCGTGACGTTCGTCAGCTTCGACAGGCCCGAGCGCAACGTGGAGTGGCGCGACTATTGGATTGGCCCCCGGCCGGAGAAGGTCCAGCGATGAGGGATTCGGCGATGCGGGATGCGAGCGCGAGGCACGCGCTGGCACCGGAGTGGAAGCGCTGGGTGGTGGAGAACCTCCTGCGCGGCGCGGAGGCGGAGGACCTGGTGCCCGTGCTGGCGCGGGCGGGGGTCGACGAGTCGCTCGCGCGTTCGGCCATCCATGCCGAGATGGAGGACCCCTGCTTCCAGGGCGCCGCGCGCGCCGTCGCGATGCAGCGGAAGCTGGAGGGCCTGCTCGACCTCTACGGCGACCTCCACCGCCAATCACAAAGCCATCCACATATCACCAGGCACGAGGTCCTCTCTCCGCGCGACTTCTTCGAGCACTATTACTTCCAGAACCTGCCCGTGGTCTGTCGCGCGACGGT
This window contains:
- a CDS encoding cupin-like domain-containing protein, translating into MADVAPSLGADWREWLAENVVRGVDVERLVDTLVTAGLPPDTARAEVAATQAHPAVRAGLGHTRLHEDTLSLLDTRVRLHRHAGAHRRVARHKDLPIAEVMTRYYLAHRPVLLEGFMRDWPLMTRWTPQSLASALGDVEVEVMAGREARADHDLEPDACRTVMRLAEFVRRLEEGGPSNDLYLTARNFALEREELRGLLDDVRYPPGLLRKSARPGAVKLWVGPAGTLTGLHHDLGTVLFGQVFGRKRFRLIPSFHTHHVYSHLEVWSQVDAERPDLTRFPAYREADVLEVIVEPGDMLLIPAGWWHWVHALDVSVSVTFQEFDVPEGNTWWKLG
- a CDS encoding cupin-like domain-containing protein; the encoded protein is MSQTQADQAVHAVAEHPAVRHGLQSSHRRQELESLLSARALLHAQLHPGPSPRAVERLRGLSPEVFFERYFARNQPVIVEGLLEDWPALKRWTPEWLAERFGDEEVEVMAGRGAEPDPDFHAERLRRTQTMRSLVAQVRGTPASDDVYLVARNSLLLKPAFRSLLDDLRPPAGFIHPDLSAPDSVHLWFGPAGTLSNLHHDHLNILFCQVLGRKRFWLLPPSETPRLYNDRGLYSAVDIRAPDARRFPDFARACLHSCVVGPGDALLIPVGWWHAVQALDVSLSVTFVSFDRPERNVEWRDYWIGPRPEKVQR